A genome region from Nodosilinea sp. FACHB-141 includes the following:
- a CDS encoding aromatic ring-hydroxylating dioxygenase subunit alpha, producing MVAVNDIYLLRNIWYHAMPSHELKAGKMVAKTLLNEPILFGRTNQGKAFAIRDICPHRAVPLSCGRFDGTEVECCYHGWRFNENGQCTEIPSLMPDQQMDLSRFDVNSYEVKEVQGNLWVYVSDRDNPQPPRFDVPRVPGFSDDVRPSVTYTMRFPCYIDHAVVGLMDPAHSPFVHRSWWWRGATLNDEIKWFDPSPYGFTMRKHRMGENMGYGYWLIGGVPDNEIIFYLPGVRTEETTTSKHRVVNLTTVTPLTNDQTDVTFELYWDLPWGNLLKPILPLMIRSFLGQDRDVVIKQQEGLKHETVLRLIKDSDTLARWYYQLKKEYQRSQTEDREFATPVKTQLLKWRA from the coding sequence GTGGTTGCCGTTAACGACATCTACCTGCTGCGCAACATCTGGTACCACGCCATGCCCAGCCACGAGCTGAAGGCGGGTAAGATGGTGGCCAAAACCCTGCTCAACGAGCCAATTCTGTTTGGCCGCACCAACCAGGGCAAAGCCTTTGCCATCCGGGATATTTGCCCTCACCGGGCCGTACCCCTTAGCTGTGGCCGCTTCGACGGCACCGAGGTTGAGTGCTGTTACCACGGCTGGCGCTTTAACGAAAACGGCCAGTGCACCGAGATTCCGTCGTTGATGCCGGACCAGCAGATGGATCTGAGCCGCTTTGACGTGAATTCCTACGAGGTTAAAGAGGTGCAGGGCAACCTGTGGGTTTATGTGAGCGATCGCGATAACCCCCAGCCTCCCCGCTTCGATGTGCCCCGTGTGCCGGGCTTTAGCGATGACGTTCGCCCCAGCGTCACCTACACCATGCGGTTTCCCTGCTACATCGACCATGCTGTGGTGGGACTAATGGATCCGGCTCACTCCCCCTTTGTGCATCGCTCCTGGTGGTGGCGCGGGGCTACCCTCAACGACGAAATCAAGTGGTTTGACCCTTCGCCCTACGGGTTCACCATGCGCAAGCACCGCATGGGCGAGAATATGGGCTACGGCTACTGGTTAATTGGCGGCGTGCCCGACAACGAAATCATCTTTTACCTGCCCGGCGTCCGCACCGAGGAAACCACCACTTCAAAACACCGAGTGGTGAACTTGACCACCGTTACCCCCCTCACCAACGACCAAACCGACGTCACCTTTGAGCTGTACTGGGACCTCCCCTGGGGCAACCTGCTCAAGCCGATTCTGCCCCTGATGATTCGCTCCTTTTTAGGCCAAGACCGCGACGTAGTGATCAAGCAGCAGGAGGGGCTCAAGCATGAGACCGTATTGCGGCTGATTAAAGACTCTGACACCCTCGCCCGGTGGTATTACCAACTCAAAAAAGAGTACCAGCGCTCCCAGACGGAAGACCGCGAGTTTGCCACCCCCGTCAAAACGCAGCTGCTCAAATGGCGAGCCTAA
- a CDS encoding YkvA family protein, which translates to MNPSPQAFYDWYKRTLDNPKYRWLLAGATLLYLLSPIDISPDFIPIIGWIDDAAVASLFIAAMSQIALSGLNNKRSGLQADAPDTAHTTVDVNYD; encoded by the coding sequence ATGAACCCCTCTCCCCAAGCTTTCTACGACTGGTATAAGCGCACCCTCGACAATCCTAAGTATCGCTGGCTTCTGGCCGGTGCCACGCTGTTGTACCTGCTTAGCCCCATTGACATTTCCCCCGACTTCATCCCCATCATCGGCTGGATTGACGATGCCGCGGTGGCCTCTTTGTTCATTGCTGCCATGTCGCAGATTGCACTCTCAGGGTTGAACAACAAACGCTCTGGGCTCCAGGCCGACGCCCCTGATACCGCTCACACCACCGTAGATGTCAACTATGACTAA
- a CDS encoding septal ring lytic transglycosylase RlpA family protein, producing the protein MHLQSAIHKPLQLFPQLGWPQTAAVDWRLWRATAAVAVVGQGTNAHVSSGVTQIAPTPVACGKLAAANASAPAKGFTIRVKNVAIGQVPSRPAADQVARQIRQAVPQLEANPNGLTPKLSEALAAAQVDGKTVFVLPGTDSAQASSVSASNHSQTALQATAWVNNLRLAFGGSPLEPSQVQMVAHGLGETRKTFNGTASWYGPYFHGRQTATGETFNQNDLTAAHKTLPFGTFLKVRNQLNGKSVVVRINDRGPYIGDRSLDLSYAAARCLGSDHVGLIPYQATILAPGVPQAWRSDVVATLP; encoded by the coding sequence TTGCATCTACAATCTGCTATCCACAAGCCCCTTCAGTTGTTTCCCCAGTTGGGTTGGCCGCAGACGGCGGCTGTGGATTGGCGCCTCTGGAGGGCTACCGCCGCTGTGGCCGTAGTCGGCCAGGGAACAAACGCCCACGTTAGCAGCGGGGTAACTCAGATTGCCCCGACCCCGGTTGCCTGTGGCAAACTAGCTGCGGCAAACGCTAGCGCTCCAGCTAAAGGATTTACTATTCGGGTCAAGAATGTAGCGATTGGGCAGGTGCCGTCTCGTCCGGCGGCGGATCAGGTTGCCCGTCAGATTCGCCAAGCGGTGCCTCAACTAGAGGCCAACCCCAACGGGCTAACCCCTAAACTAAGCGAGGCTTTAGCCGCCGCGCAGGTCGATGGCAAAACCGTGTTTGTGTTGCCTGGGACAGACTCAGCTCAGGCTAGTTCAGTCAGTGCATCCAACCATAGCCAGACTGCCTTGCAAGCGACCGCCTGGGTCAACAACCTGCGTCTGGCCTTTGGGGGGTCTCCTCTAGAGCCCAGCCAGGTGCAAATGGTGGCCCACGGCTTGGGTGAAACCCGCAAGACGTTTAACGGCACAGCGTCTTGGTATGGGCCTTACTTCCACGGGCGGCAGACGGCTACCGGTGAAACCTTTAATCAGAACGACCTGACAGCGGCCCACAAGACCTTGCCCTTTGGCACCTTTCTCAAGGTGCGCAACCAACTCAACGGTAAGAGCGTGGTCGTACGCATCAACGATCGCGGTCCATATATTGGCGATCGCTCCCTCGATCTGTCCTACGCTGCTGCCCGGTGTCTAGGGAGCGATCACGTCGGGTTAATTCCCTATCAGGCAACAATTCTAGCGCCGGGAGTTCCCCAAGCTTGGCGCTCTGATGTGGTAGCTACCCTACCTTAA
- the glnT gene encoding type III glutamate--ammonia ligase, which yields MVGMLTQAQSLVERAKALGIKFFLVSYTDLLGGTRAKLVPATQMAAVEKDGAFFCSFASNLGLGPEAAEIAAVPDPDSLIQLPWEPTVGWVASDVYFEGEPFPAAPRMMLNRVIDQAAALGYTHRTGVEAEFFLLRQTEKGYEIADPKDTADRPCYDQLNLMRQFDLISTLVTYMEDLGWQPYQCDHEDANGQFELNWTYSDARTTCDRHVFFKYMVKTLAEQRGFIATFMPKPFSHITGNGGHVHNSLWQGDTNVFAKGADEGGLSPLGYNFLGGVLAHGKGLAALCAPTVNSYRRLGASTTASGSTWSPRYISYGGNNRSHLIRIPDKGRFECRMIDGAVNLYLATAGLLAAGLEGIKQQIDPGQRIDENLFARGDEFTNLQTLPHNLYEAMAALKQDALLMDMMGELGAKTFLEMKAKEWNAFNTQITTWEMDQYVNI from the coding sequence ATGGTCGGCATGCTAACCCAAGCACAGAGCCTAGTAGAAAGGGCCAAGGCCCTCGGCATCAAGTTTTTTCTAGTTTCCTACACCGATTTGTTAGGGGGCACTCGAGCCAAGCTGGTGCCCGCCACTCAAATGGCTGCAGTAGAAAAAGACGGTGCGTTTTTCTGCTCTTTTGCCTCCAACCTGGGCCTGGGGCCGGAGGCCGCAGAAATCGCCGCGGTGCCCGACCCCGACTCGCTAATTCAGCTGCCCTGGGAGCCTACGGTGGGCTGGGTAGCCAGCGATGTGTACTTTGAGGGCGAACCCTTTCCGGCTGCCCCGCGAATGATGCTCAATCGAGTGATCGATCAGGCAGCAGCCCTGGGCTATACCCACAGAACGGGGGTCGAGGCAGAATTCTTTTTGCTGCGCCAGACAGAAAAAGGCTATGAAATTGCTGACCCCAAGGACACTGCCGATCGCCCCTGCTATGACCAGCTCAACCTGATGCGGCAGTTTGACCTGATCTCAACTTTGGTCACCTACATGGAGGACCTGGGCTGGCAGCCCTACCAGTGTGACCACGAAGATGCCAACGGTCAGTTTGAGCTGAACTGGACCTACAGCGATGCGCGGACCACCTGCGATCGCCACGTGTTCTTCAAATACATGGTCAAAACCCTGGCCGAGCAACGCGGGTTCATCGCCACCTTTATGCCCAAGCCCTTTAGTCACATCACCGGCAACGGCGGCCATGTCCACAACAGCCTGTGGCAGGGCGACACCAATGTCTTTGCCAAAGGGGCTGACGAGGGCGGGCTTTCCCCCCTGGGCTACAACTTTTTGGGCGGTGTCTTGGCCCACGGCAAGGGGCTGGCTGCTCTCTGTGCCCCCACAGTCAACTCCTACCGTCGACTGGGGGCCAGCACTACAGCCTCTGGCAGCACCTGGAGCCCCCGCTACATTTCCTACGGCGGCAATAACCGATCGCACCTGATCCGCATTCCCGACAAAGGTCGGTTCGAGTGCCGCATGATCGACGGTGCCGTTAACCTCTACCTCGCCACAGCCGGCCTTCTAGCCGCCGGGCTAGAGGGCATCAAACAGCAGATTGACCCTGGCCAGCGCATCGACGAAAACCTGTTCGCCCGAGGCGACGAGTTCACCAACCTGCAAACCCTGCCTCACAATCTCTACGAAGCGATGGCCGCCCTCAAGCAAGACGCTCTGCTGATGGACATGATGGGAGAACTCGGCGCTAAGACCTTTCTGGAAATGAAAGCGAAGGAATGGAACGCCTTCAATACTCAAATCACCACCTGGGAAATGGATCAGTACGTGAATATTTAG
- a CDS encoding EAL domain-containing protein — MRSIFSSRFRRGLESLLTLTAASLLVLSLSELGLLMPLVQAEYGLRFRLRGERPWADQVVLIAIDEPSLDALGAFPWPRRRYAELMQGLQKGRPQVVVFDLLFSDPSPDDAVFAEAIAAHSAVILASAWDRDGRPLGLNPTLTEAALATGHILQRYQGGYIHSVEPMVGHRPALAIATAEALSLTQQAVSLPPLDRPLWVDWPGPTKALPTYSFVDVLEGRVSPQKFEGKVVLIGATAIGLDDWATPFNVEPPASGVYLHGALIDNLLLQRWLRPLVGSWSGAIALALALSLKLQRRQGTFWQQGALVGGLVAGWWGTALVLMGANLWLPVVGPGLLLSTVGGLTLGQHWLRQTRWLRQMTVALQRRHSPEVLLPKPPPSAAALDQTGLVPQGDRASDLSQLVELTQQLGRSQAIQAAIARSLPLGLVAAAADGTVWFANPLATEWLDLAAGERLASALPLDWFEGDAWEQLWERVCRGQAVPYQLRQRGDRWYELRLESLVDNANSPADWPQGAIVLFEDITYRQQMETELRRLNDSLETQVEVRTRQLEQLNRSLHEQIAERQLAQHQLAYEALHDPLTGLPNRRQFLSHLGEQFGLPEPGLYAVLFLDCDRFKLINDSFGHWVGDELLKRVATIVQECVRPTDVVARFGGDEFTILLTTLDQAGDAIAVAERIRQRFTEALHIQEHQLFTNTSIGIVMGGPDYQHPDELLRDADTAMYQAKINNQGYALFEPGMHLDVRRSLQIETALRLALERQEFQLHYQPIMNLDTQQLMGCEALLRWLHPDRGLLFPDEFIAIAENTGMMAAIGAWVLKEACTQMQRWRRRSLINADAVVSVNLSALQFAQPDFLAQVDSVLADSGLPAANLKLEITETVVIQNPEQVVPIIQTLRDRGIRLSIDDFGTGYSSLGYLQQLPVDILKIDRSFIANIHHSSQQYGIVETIIHLAAHLNIQVIAEGIEQFPQLESLTKLGCKFGQGFFFARPLSVSQFSQYLRNRDNGEGGW, encoded by the coding sequence ATGAGATCTATCTTCTCTAGCCGGTTTCGGCGAGGGTTAGAATCGCTGCTGACGTTGACTGCTGCCAGCCTGTTGGTTCTGAGTTTGAGCGAGCTGGGCCTGCTCATGCCCCTGGTGCAGGCCGAGTATGGGCTGCGCTTCCGGCTGCGGGGGGAGCGGCCCTGGGCTGACCAGGTGGTACTGATTGCCATTGACGAACCCAGTTTAGATGCGTTGGGAGCGTTCCCCTGGCCGCGTCGCCGCTACGCTGAGCTGATGCAAGGTTTGCAAAAAGGCCGCCCCCAGGTGGTGGTGTTCGACCTGCTGTTTAGCGACCCCAGCCCCGATGATGCGGTGTTTGCCGAGGCGATCGCCGCTCATTCTGCTGTCATCCTAGCCTCTGCCTGGGATCGCGACGGGCGGCCCCTAGGGCTAAACCCGACGCTAACTGAGGCAGCTTTGGCCACTGGCCATATTTTGCAGCGCTACCAGGGCGGTTACATCCACAGCGTTGAGCCGATGGTGGGCCACCGGCCCGCCCTAGCTATTGCCACCGCAGAAGCCCTCAGCCTGACCCAGCAGGCCGTCTCCCTACCCCCTCTGGATCGCCCGCTCTGGGTTGACTGGCCCGGTCCGACCAAGGCGCTGCCCACCTACTCTTTTGTGGATGTGCTGGAGGGTCGGGTGTCCCCTCAAAAGTTTGAGGGCAAGGTTGTGCTGATTGGGGCCACGGCCATAGGCCTCGACGATTGGGCGACCCCCTTTAATGTTGAGCCACCTGCTAGTGGTGTCTATCTGCACGGAGCCTTGATCGATAACCTGCTGCTCCAGCGCTGGTTAAGACCGTTGGTCGGAAGCTGGTCCGGAGCGATCGCCCTCGCCCTCGCCCTGAGCCTAAAGCTACAGCGGCGACAGGGGACGTTTTGGCAGCAGGGGGCGCTGGTCGGCGGCTTGGTCGCAGGCTGGTGGGGAACTGCCCTAGTGCTAATGGGCGCTAACCTGTGGTTGCCGGTGGTGGGTCCGGGGCTGCTGCTAAGTACTGTGGGCGGTCTGACCCTGGGTCAGCACTGGCTGCGACAGACCCGCTGGCTGCGGCAGATGACGGTGGCATTACAGCGTCGTCACTCGCCCGAGGTGCTGCTGCCCAAGCCCCCACCTTCCGCCGCTGCTCTCGATCAGACTGGCTTGGTGCCCCAGGGCGATCGTGCCTCGGATCTGTCCCAGCTAGTCGAGCTGACTCAACAACTGGGGCGATCTCAGGCGATTCAGGCGGCCATTGCCCGCAGCCTGCCCCTAGGGTTAGTGGCGGCGGCGGCGGATGGCACCGTGTGGTTTGCCAACCCCTTGGCCACCGAATGGTTGGATTTAGCGGCGGGTGAGCGCTTGGCCTCGGCCCTGCCGCTCGACTGGTTTGAGGGCGACGCTTGGGAGCAGCTGTGGGAGCGGGTCTGTCGAGGTCAAGCCGTACCGTACCAGCTGCGCCAGCGGGGCGATCGCTGGTACGAGCTGCGGCTAGAATCGCTGGTTGACAATGCCAATTCCCCCGCCGATTGGCCGCAGGGAGCCATTGTGCTGTTCGAGGACATCACCTACCGTCAGCAGATGGAGACCGAACTGCGGCGGCTCAACGACAGCCTAGAAACTCAGGTGGAAGTGCGTACGCGGCAGCTAGAGCAGCTCAATCGATCGCTCCATGAGCAGATTGCCGAGCGCCAGCTGGCCCAGCATCAGCTGGCCTACGAGGCGCTGCACGACCCGCTCACTGGACTACCTAACCGGCGCCAGTTTTTGAGCCACCTGGGTGAGCAATTTGGCTTACCCGAGCCGGGGCTGTACGCAGTGCTGTTTCTAGACTGCGATCGCTTCAAGCTGATCAACGACTCCTTTGGCCACTGGGTGGGGGATGAGCTGCTGAAGCGGGTGGCCACCATTGTGCAAGAGTGCGTGCGCCCCACCGACGTAGTAGCCCGGTTTGGCGGCGACGAGTTCACCATTCTGCTGACTACCCTTGACCAAGCGGGGGATGCGATCGCCGTGGCCGAGCGCATTCGCCAGCGGTTTACCGAAGCGCTGCACATTCAAGAACACCAGCTATTTACCAACACCAGCATTGGCATTGTCATGGGCGGCCCCGACTACCAGCACCCTGACGAGCTGCTGCGCGATGCCGACACCGCTATGTACCAGGCCAAAATTAACAACCAGGGCTATGCGCTGTTCGAGCCGGGCATGCACCTCGACGTGCGTCGCTCGCTCCAGATCGAGACCGCCCTCAGGCTGGCCCTAGAGCGGCAAGAATTTCAGCTCCATTACCAGCCGATTATGAACCTCGACACTCAGCAGCTAATGGGGTGCGAAGCTCTGCTGCGCTGGCTGCACCCCGACCGGGGGCTGCTGTTCCCCGACGAATTTATTGCCATTGCCGAAAACACGGGCATGATGGCGGCGATCGGGGCCTGGGTGCTCAAAGAAGCCTGCACCCAAATGCAGCGCTGGCGACGGCGTAGCCTAATCAACGCCGATGCTGTGGTCAGCGTCAATCTGTCGGCGCTTCAGTTTGCGCAGCCTGATTTTCTGGCCCAGGTTGACAGCGTCCTCGCCGACAGCGGCCTGCCTGCGGCCAACCTTAAGCTCGAAATCACCGAAACTGTCGTGATTCAAAATCCTGAGCAAGTGGTGCCGATCATTCAAACGCTGCGCGATCGCGGCATTCGCCTCAGCATTGATGACTTCGGCACCGGTTACTCCTCCCTTGGCTATCTGCAACAGCTGCCGGTGGATATTCTCAAAATCGATCGCAGCTTCATCGCCAACATTCACCACAGCTCACAGCAGTACGGCATCGTCGAAACCATCATTCACCTCGCGGCCCACCTCAATATTCAAGTGATTGCCGAAGGGATTGAGCAGTTCCCCCAGCTGGAGTCGCTCACTAAGTTAGGCTGCAAATTTGGTCAGGGGTTCTTCTTTGCCCGCCCGCTGAGTGTCAGCCAATTCAGTCAATATTTACGCAACCGCGACAACGGGGAGGGCGGTTGGTGA
- the ftsH gene encoding ATP-dependent zinc metalloprotease FtsH → MPVNKNPQPSRSRQIANIVLWAATGLLLLNIVFSGFFGSQTAREPYSMFIHRVQEQEVLRASVGQNEIRYQVKDATTGEAGDVYSTTPIFDLQLPQLLEDNGVEFAAVPPPKGQWFGSLLSWVIPPLIFIGVWRFFLARGGGGPQGALSIGKSKAKVYVEGDAGKITFDDVAGVEEAKAELVEVVDFLKTPQRFTDLGAKIPKGVLLVGPPGTGKTLMAKAVAGEAGVPFFSISGSEFVELFVGVGSSRVRDLFEQAKKQSPCIIFIDELDAIGKSRSSSSFYGGNDEREQTLNQLLTEMDGFEAGGTTVIVLAATNRPETLDPALLRPGRFDRQVLVDRPDLKGREAILKIHAKDVKLADTVDLKTTATRTPGFAGADLANLVNEAALLAARRGSTVVEQEDFGEAIERVVAGLEKKSRVLNEKEKKIVAYHEVGHALVGAMMPGTDEVEKISIVPRGMAALGYTLQLPTEDRFLRDEAELKGQIATLLGGRSAEEIIFGSITTGASNDLQRATDLAEQMVTTYGMSQVLGPLAYDRAQRNAFLDGGTPNARRPISEETAKAIDEEVKAIVEEGHQRALDILKQNRELLETLAQQLLEDEVIEGPPLREQLKQVQEPQLVG, encoded by the coding sequence ATGCCTGTAAACAAAAATCCTCAGCCGTCGCGATCGCGCCAAATTGCCAACATCGTCCTGTGGGCCGCTACTGGCCTCCTGCTGCTCAACATTGTGTTCTCGGGGTTCTTCGGCAGCCAAACGGCCCGTGAACCCTACAGCATGTTCATCCATCGGGTGCAAGAGCAAGAGGTATTACGAGCCTCCGTGGGGCAAAACGAAATTCGCTACCAAGTCAAAGATGCCACCACTGGTGAAGCGGGCGATGTCTACAGCACGACGCCCATTTTTGACCTCCAGCTGCCCCAGCTACTCGAAGACAACGGCGTTGAGTTTGCTGCCGTGCCGCCGCCCAAGGGCCAGTGGTTTGGCAGCTTGCTGAGCTGGGTGATTCCACCACTGATCTTTATTGGGGTGTGGCGATTCTTCTTGGCCCGTGGTGGCGGTGGCCCCCAGGGAGCCCTCTCCATTGGCAAAAGCAAAGCCAAGGTTTACGTAGAAGGCGACGCTGGCAAGATTACCTTCGACGACGTGGCCGGGGTCGAAGAAGCCAAGGCTGAACTGGTAGAAGTTGTTGATTTCCTCAAAACCCCCCAGCGCTTTACGGATTTAGGGGCCAAAATTCCCAAGGGCGTCCTGCTGGTTGGCCCGCCAGGAACCGGTAAGACGTTGATGGCTAAAGCCGTCGCGGGTGAAGCAGGCGTACCCTTCTTTAGCATTTCGGGTTCTGAGTTTGTGGAACTATTTGTGGGCGTAGGTTCCTCCCGCGTGCGCGACCTGTTTGAGCAAGCCAAGAAACAGTCTCCCTGCATCATTTTTATTGATGAGCTAGATGCGATCGGTAAATCCCGCTCCAGCAGCAGCTTCTACGGCGGCAACGACGAGCGCGAGCAGACCCTCAACCAGCTGCTCACCGAGATGGATGGCTTTGAGGCCGGCGGCACTACCGTGATTGTGTTAGCCGCCACCAACCGTCCCGAAACCCTTGACCCCGCCCTGCTGCGCCCCGGTCGCTTCGATCGCCAGGTACTAGTCGATCGCCCCGATCTCAAAGGCCGCGAAGCCATCCTTAAAATCCACGCTAAGGATGTGAAGCTGGCTGACACCGTCGATCTCAAAACGACCGCCACCCGCACCCCAGGCTTCGCCGGAGCTGACTTGGCTAACCTGGTCAATGAAGCTGCCCTGCTGGCCGCCCGCCGCGGCAGCACCGTAGTCGAGCAAGAAGACTTTGGCGAGGCGATCGAGCGCGTCGTCGCCGGTCTAGAGAAAAAGAGCCGTGTGCTCAACGAGAAAGAGAAGAAGATCGTCGCCTACCACGAAGTCGGCCACGCCCTGGTCGGCGCTATGATGCCCGGCACCGACGAGGTCGAAAAAATCTCCATCGTGCCGCGCGGTATGGCCGCCCTCGGCTATACCCTGCAACTGCCCACCGAAGACCGCTTTTTGCGCGATGAGGCCGAGCTGAAGGGGCAGATTGCTACTCTGCTGGGCGGGCGATCGGCCGAAGAAATCATCTTCGGCAGCATCACCACCGGAGCATCCAATGATCTTCAACGGGCTACCGACTTGGCTGAGCAGATGGTCACTACCTACGGCATGAGCCAGGTGCTCGGCCCTCTTGCCTACGATCGCGCCCAGCGCAACGCCTTCCTCGATGGCGGCACGCCCAATGCTCGCCGCCCCATCAGCGAAGAAACGGCCAAGGCGATCGACGAAGAGGTGAAAGCCATCGTTGAAGAAGGCCACCAGCGTGCCCTCGACATTCTCAAGCAGAACCGCGAGTTGCTAGAGACCCTAGCTCAGCAGCTGCTAGAGGACGAGGTGATCGAAGGCCCACCCCTGCGCGAACAGCTCAAGCAGGTGCAGGAACCCCAACTGGTTGGTTAA
- a CDS encoding FecR domain-containing protein — translation MSLRQLQGEVTLLRSSSASPARAGDRLGQIGDGLRTGSRSTAVLDVDTDLGSLQVSERTELRIRTLETAADGGRITHLSVSRGQVRTQLRRFTNQSSEFEIETPAGISGVRGTEFGVSVQDDGKTGIATLSGAVETSAVGASVPVHGGYQNLILPGEPPTQPVPLRDDPGLEYERTVSFEGNTRVVTLTGRVDPVNTVFVDGAPQLVDRQGEFRLTRVATARLRVEVVVITPLGRQEVHEIYLL, via the coding sequence ATGTCGCTGAGACAGCTACAGGGAGAGGTGACGCTGCTGCGTTCCAGTAGTGCTAGCCCTGCTCGGGCGGGCGATCGCCTCGGTCAGATCGGTGACGGGTTGCGGACAGGGTCGCGATCGACCGCGGTTTTAGACGTAGATACTGACCTCGGCTCTTTGCAGGTTTCAGAGCGTACCGAGCTGCGCATTCGCACTCTTGAGACGGCCGCCGATGGTGGGCGCATTACCCACCTCAGCGTGTCGCGAGGGCAGGTGCGTACTCAATTGCGTCGCTTTACCAACCAAAGCTCTGAGTTTGAGATCGAAACCCCCGCCGGCATTAGCGGCGTACGGGGGACGGAGTTTGGCGTCAGTGTGCAAGACGACGGCAAGACCGGCATTGCCACCCTCTCTGGAGCGGTAGAAACCAGTGCCGTTGGGGCGTCGGTGCCGGTGCATGGGGGCTACCAAAACCTAATCTTGCCCGGCGAACCCCCCACCCAGCCAGTGCCCCTGCGGGATGATCCTGGTCTAGAGTACGAGCGCACCGTATCGTTTGAGGGAAACACTCGCGTTGTCACGCTCACGGGTCGGGTTGACCCGGTCAATACTGTATTTGTCGATGGTGCCCCCCAACTTGTCGATCGTCAGGGTGAATTTCGCCTAACCCGGGTGGCAACGGCCCGACTGCGAGTTGAGGTTGTAGTGATCACTCCCCTTGGCCGCCAGGAAGTCCATGAGATCTATCTTCTCTAG
- a CDS encoding type 1 glutamine amidotransferase, translated as MDILVVQHVEADPVGILGRYLEVKGAWLHTWLVPQRPTPPYGHYDGLIVLGGPMNACEDDNFPHLARVAELIREFHSQGKPVLGICLGAQLIARAFGSRVYQNEVPELGFTPLFPTASPEEPWLQDYPPGMPMMQWHFDTFDLPVGAKLLLTNSACKNQAFRIGSNIYGLQFHPEVTPQIVMDWIAFNTEWIEANYPNLFEQLREQLVLHWVQSAQFTEKLANAWYDQVVTSAQTRSLLQQSSPI; from the coding sequence ATGGATATTTTGGTCGTTCAACATGTCGAAGCCGACCCCGTTGGCATTTTAGGCCGATATCTAGAGGTCAAAGGAGCCTGGCTGCACACCTGGTTAGTACCCCAGAGACCGACTCCGCCCTATGGCCATTACGACGGTCTAATTGTGCTCGGCGGCCCGATGAACGCCTGCGAAGACGACAACTTTCCTCACCTAGCGCGAGTTGCAGAGCTGATTCGCGAATTTCATAGTCAGGGCAAGCCGGTGTTGGGCATTTGCCTAGGGGCCCAGCTCATTGCCCGTGCTTTTGGTAGCCGAGTTTATCAAAACGAGGTTCCAGAACTGGGCTTTACGCCCCTATTCCCAACCGCTTCTCCTGAGGAACCTTGGCTGCAAGACTACCCACCGGGAATGCCGATGATGCAGTGGCACTTCGACACCTTTGATCTGCCCGTCGGGGCGAAATTGCTCCTCACTAACAGTGCCTGCAAAAATCAGGCCTTTCGCATCGGCAGCAATATCTATGGCCTACAGTTTCACCCCGAAGTCACCCCGCAAATAGTGATGGACTGGATTGCCTTTAACACCGAATGGATTGAGGCTAACTATCCCAACCTGTTTGAGCAATTGCGGGAGCAGCTAGTGTTGCACTGGGTGCAGTCGGCCCAGTTCACCGAAAAGCTAGCCAACGCCTGGTATGACCAGGTAGTGACTTCGGCCCAAACAAGGTCATTACTTCAGCAAAGCAGCCCAATTTAA